The sequence TGGAAGGAGATCAACATGTCTCTCAGTATCTGTTTTGGTGGTCTTTAAACCACGTTTATCATAAGTGGAGCGACGGACATGTATAGTTTTATTTTCGAAATCCACGTCTTCCCATGCTAGAGCACAAAGTTCGCCACTACGAATTCCGGTATATACCAGCACGGTGATCATGTTTCTATGTTGCTCTTGCTTACAATGTGATAAAGCTGTCTCTATTTCCTCCATTGAGAAAGGCTCAATATCGGTTGGCAATTCCTTTACTCGTTTGAGTTGTTTGGATAAGTCTTTTTCGACATACTCCATTGTGTGGATCCAGCTTAGAAAGCCGTTAATTGTCACTAAGTTTCTATTGATAGTGCGAGCACTTTTGCCCTTGACGAGGTCATGTTTGAAGGTTTCCAGAGATCGGGCTGACAAGGTACTACAGCTTCTGTTAGAGCCATAGAGCTCGCAGAAATCCCTAAGGACCCAACCATATCGCTCATACGTTGACCGTCTAACGTCATGCTGTTTCGAATTAAGGAATAACTTAGTTAGTTCACCAATCGTTCGGTCTTTAGGGCGGCCCATTGCATGTTTAGAATCTGGGAAGTGTGAAGCGTAGTTAAAGATGCCTATTTTAATTTCATACAGAATAGTTTCGCGTTTGAGTCTCGCGAATTGAATATTCTGTTTGGTAATGGGGAGCCTCAACGATTCCCTGTAGCGACGTCCTCGATAATAGAATACCAATCTGATGTAGTTTCCATGAACTTCAACACCTTGTGGAAGTTTCCCTAGCTGTTCGTCCTGTGCCATCGATTCCATTCCTCTATATCAAGCATCCATGTTCCGTTTACCTTTCTCATTACAGTTGACGGGTAGACGCCGTCGTTCGCTTTCTCCCGTAATGTCTTCGTACAGAGGCCGATTTCGTCAGCAGCTTTCTTTAGTGTGATAATAGAAATTTTCGACTGTAATGACATCATATTAAGTCCTACTCATCTTAGAAACTCAACGGGCAGTAATCGATTGGTGCAAAATTGATAAGCGTCGAGGGTAGGCAAGGTCTTACGTGTGCAATGTCCGTATTTATCAGGTTTAATGTTGACTGGAAAGATAAACATAGTGACCCTTAAAATATCGCAGCTGCTTGCTTTGCGAATTCTTCTAGGAAGCGGCGTGTATGGATTTTCTTTTTTCGAGAGGCTACAAACTCTTTGCAAACACCGTAACCGTTGGGACAGTTTTCGGGTTTGAAGAGTGTGACAGAAACGACCTCCCCCCAAAGTATGAAGCTGTAGTAGGGGGTACTGACGATAACTTTTCCGTAGCGGGTATCGACGGATAAAGACATGGTAGTTCTCCTTACCGTAGTTGGCATTTAATCCGGGCCTAGCCATTAAAGAACAGGTCTTAAATTAAGTTTAATAACTAAACTAACTAAAATATTAGAAAACTAATATAGATAGTGCAAGTATTTTATCTAAGATTACTAAGATTGGACCACAACACGGGATCCTAACGTGCAAACATGTGAGTGGACCTCTGAAGGGCGGTTTTATGCTGTTATCGACCTACCAAGTTATAACCCATCCATCATGAAGTAGTGGATAGATATTGATTTCATCTGTACATGGGAGAAAGGAAGTAAATGGGTTAGAGTTACTGTCTGTGTACTCAAATTCTACGGAACACCAATTACTAACATTTTGATAGTTCATTGAATTATTGAGCATTTGTTTGTTGGATGAACTGTTTAAATTAACAGAGTTCTGCAGATTTGAATCTGGAACTTCTAGATCTGAGTGATAAACTTCAAGCATGCCCAAGTCTAAATTCACAAGAATCGATGTGTGCGTATTGGCATTGATATCGTGGCTGTTTCGTTGATAACTAATAGTGGTATATGTAGCCCCAACGTTTCCGGAAAGGGAAAAACCATCAAACATCTTACATTCAACAGTAAAATCACCCTTATCGGTACACATCTTATCTATCGTCGATATACTAATTCCAAGTGATTCAGCACTTGCAATAAATTCTTCGGTGGCATTCACAGTTGCTGAAGGCTTCGTGTTTGAGCTACTTTCCCCGCACGCGCTAAGTAAAGCAATGGATAAGATTGCGAGTGAATGTTTAAACACAAAAAACCTTTATATCAATCGTTTAAAGAAGTACAGAGTACCAAAATATGCGACCTACAATTGTGATACGCTGCTCGTTTATCTGAGATTCGGAATATTCTCTGGCGGGGTACTCACTCTCGTTAAAACTGTAAATCCTCATACCCCCACCGGGCAGTCGATATAGTTTTTTGATATAAAGTTCACCATTATGGTCTATAGCGTAGATCTTACCGTCAGATAATTCTTTATCTCCAAAATTAATACCTACAGTACTGCCACCTGGAAGAACTGGTTCCATACTATCGCCCCGAACTGTGACGCAAGCGACTTCGCTAGGAGATACGTTGTAGCTACGTAGAATAGATTTTGCAAACCTTAAACGAACCTCTTGAGCTTGCTCAGGTTCACAGATGCGGTAGTTACTCGCTGATAGCTCTTCTGTGGATAATAAGGGTATCGCTACTTCATCTTCACCTAATGGTGTTTTGTTATCCCAAGCTTGCATGTTTCCCAGTAACTCAGCATTACCACTACCGACAGCGGAGCTTGATTTAGGCTGTTTGCCCGTTAGTAACCAGTCGGGCTCTACATGGAGCTTTTTGCAAAGACCTAAAAGGTTCTTCCCTGTAGGGACAGTTTCATCTCTTTCCCAGAAGACAATTGAGGTTGGTGAAACACCAACAGATTTGGCCACTTGTACTTGAGTAAGCCCGAGCTCTTTTCTTTTACGGCGAATTCTGCCGCCAATCGTTTCAATATTCATGTTAGTTATCTTACATCTACTTGATCTTAGTTTTCTTATGTGCATAAATATTAGAAAACTAACATTCAGTGTGAGCTATGGAACGACATTTACCGCCGTTAAGAACGACTGACGTTGTTGCGTTCTTCGGATCAAAACAGAAAGTAGCTGATGCTGTATTTACTACGCACTCCGCTGTAAGCCAGTGGGGAGAATTCGTCCCTGAAAGTCGTGTTTATGAGTTTCATTTTCTAATGAA is a genomic window of Vibrio sp. CB1-14 containing:
- a CDS encoding helix-turn-helix transcriptional regulator; the protein is MNIETIGGRIRRKRKELGLTQVQVAKSVGVSPTSIVFWERDETVPTGKNLLGLCKKLHVEPDWLLTGKQPKSSSAVGSGNAELLGNMQAWDNKTPLGEDEVAIPLLSTEELSASNYRICEPEQAQEVRLRFAKSILRSYNVSPSEVACVTVRGDSMEPVLPGGSTVGINFGDKELSDGKIYAIDHNGELYIKKLYRLPGGGMRIYSFNESEYPAREYSESQINEQRITIVGRIFWYSVLL
- a CDS encoding Cro/CI family transcriptional regulator, with translation MERHLPPLRTTDVVAFFGSKQKVADAVFTTHSAVSQWGEFVPESRVYEFHFLMKTPAWKQSIT